From Hydrogenobacter sp., a single genomic window includes:
- a CDS encoding formate dehydrogenase accessory protein FdhE has product MKLFRLREREYHLERLTVLKRKHQEISHILDFLQSTMLFQKELYESIKDGDWKGQIKKIYHLFELCENGASSLLQKKAQDLKSLDRDALTYKLEKFLKEKDAPDEERFIFITFLNPFFSKISENMDLKKDQWLKNRCPVCGFKPCVSYIADNEDVEGGRYLSCVLCNTQWLYNRTQCVRCANNEDNTLEYYYDEREKYVLLQVCKKCDTYIKVIDMRIDGLAVPHLDDIATLSLDLWAKERGFLKFERNIIGL; this is encoded by the coding sequence GTGAAGCTATTTAGGTTGAGAGAAAGGGAGTATCACTTAGAAAGGCTGACTGTATTAAAAAGGAAGCATCAAGAAATCTCTCACATATTGGATTTTCTCCAAAGTACTATGCTGTTTCAGAAGGAACTGTATGAAAGCATAAAAGATGGTGATTGGAAAGGTCAAATAAAGAAAATTTACCATCTTTTTGAATTATGTGAGAATGGTGCAAGTTCGTTACTGCAAAAAAAGGCTCAAGATCTTAAGAGCCTTGATAGAGATGCTCTCACCTATAAACTGGAAAAATTTTTGAAGGAGAAGGATGCCCCTGACGAAGAGAGATTCATCTTTATAACCTTCCTAAATCCCTTCTTCTCCAAGATCTCCGAAAATATGGATTTAAAAAAAGACCAATGGCTAAAGAATAGATGTCCAGTGTGCGGTTTTAAACCGTGTGTTTCCTATATAGCGGACAATGAGGATGTAGAAGGTGGAAGATATCTCAGCTGTGTTTTGTGTAATACTCAATGGCTCTACAACAGAACTCAGTGTGTCAGATGCGCTAATAACGAAGATAATACCCTTGAGTATTACTATGATGAAAGGGAAAAATACGTATTACTGCAAGTTTGTAAAAAATGCGATACTTACATAAAGGTTATAGACATGAGAATTGACGGACTTGCAGTGCCACACCTTGATGATATAGCTACACTTTCTTTAGACCTGTGGGCTAAGGAGAGAGGTTTTTTAAAGTTTGAAAGAAACATAATAGGTCTATGA
- a CDS encoding formate dehydrogenase subunit gamma, translating to MEETKNLEEMEIERFSKFDRVLHWVVAISFLYLFLSGLGIYSPKFAWLLLILGGTEFARWLHPWAGLVFSVGVLLMFVKWSKDFLLTQDDITWLKSVKYYVKGEEEKLPEASKYNAGQKIFGWMVFIGCVIFLVTGILMWFPESFPRTLTRISIVLHDLSFIIVGAGFIVHVYMGTVGVPGSLSGMITGKVSALWAMRHHPKWFREEVRR from the coding sequence ATGGAAGAGACAAAAAACCTTGAAGAGATGGAGATAGAGAGGTTTAGCAAGTTTGATAGAGTACTGCACTGGGTGGTAGCCATAAGTTTCCTTTACCTTTTTCTCTCAGGTCTTGGTATATATTCACCAAAGTTTGCGTGGCTTCTTCTCATACTTGGAGGTACTGAATTTGCAAGATGGCTTCACCCTTGGGCAGGGTTAGTCTTCTCGGTGGGAGTGCTTCTCATGTTTGTAAAGTGGTCTAAGGACTTTCTCCTGACACAGGATGACATTACATGGCTCAAAAGTGTAAAGTACTATGTAAAGGGTGAAGAGGAAAAACTACCAGAAGCGAGCAAATACAATGCAGGGCAGAAGATCTTTGGCTGGATGGTGTTTATAGGATGTGTTATCTTTTTGGTCACTGGTATTCTTATGTGGTTTCCTGAGAGTTTTCCAAGAACGCTTACGAGAATCTCCATAGTACTTCATGACCTTTCCTTTATAATAGTCGGTGCAGGTTTCATAGTCCATGTTTATATGGGAACTGTAGGAGTTCCCGGTTCTCTATCCGGTATGATAACAGGGAAAGTCTCAGCTCTTTGGGCTATGAGGCACCATCCCAAATGGTTCAGGGAGGAGGTGAGGAGGTGA
- a CDS encoding ABC transporter permease, protein MSFYDLLWMAMRAFKANRIRSFLTTLGIVIGVSAVIAMLSVGKGASEKIQEQIASIGSNLIIVLPGSTTAGGVRMGLGTQPTLSIGDAQAVAKECPSVLRVAPIRAGVAQVVYANMNWATGVVGTIEDYFEMRDWKVVSGRVFSDEDVRSASKVAVLGQTVVDNLFVGEDPVGKVIRIKGMPFTVIGVLERKGQSPMGQDQDDTIIVPVSSAQRFLFGTTFPGQIDRMMVQAIGPQYMEDAQEEVKQTILQRHKQEDFTVRNLTQFLQVQEQSARVMSLLLLSVASVSLIVGGIGIMNIMLVSVAERTKEIGIRMAVGAKVWDIRMQFLLEAVILSTLGGFVGIILGVVSSYLMSKAFSWNILISIPDILIAFSFSFFVGILFGFYPAYKASNLNPVDALRYE, encoded by the coding sequence ATGAGCTTTTATGATCTTCTTTGGATGGCTATGAGGGCTTTCAAAGCAAACAGGATTAGGTCCTTTTTAACCACCTTGGGTATAGTTATTGGGGTTTCTGCAGTTATTGCTATGCTTTCTGTGGGCAAAGGGGCAAGCGAAAAGATACAGGAGCAGATAGCGAGCATAGGAAGCAACCTAATTATCGTGCTTCCCGGCAGTACTACGGCAGGAGGCGTGAGGATGGGGCTTGGAACACAGCCAACCCTTTCCATAGGGGATGCTCAGGCTGTGGCCAAGGAATGTCCCAGTGTTTTGCGTGTCGCACCGATTAGAGCAGGTGTAGCACAGGTAGTTTATGCAAACATGAACTGGGCAACAGGTGTAGTAGGCACCATTGAAGATTACTTTGAAATGAGAGATTGGAAGGTAGTCTCTGGAAGAGTCTTCAGCGACGAAGACGTAAGAAGCGCCTCAAAGGTAGCGGTCTTAGGTCAAACGGTTGTGGACAACCTTTTCGTAGGAGAAGACCCAGTAGGCAAGGTTATCAGAATAAAAGGCATGCCCTTTACAGTTATAGGAGTTCTTGAAAGAAAAGGACAGTCTCCAATGGGTCAAGATCAGGACGATACGATAATAGTTCCAGTATCTTCTGCGCAAAGGTTTCTTTTTGGAACTACCTTTCCCGGTCAGATAGATAGAATGATGGTGCAGGCTATAGGACCGCAGTATATGGAGGACGCGCAGGAAGAAGTGAAACAGACTATACTACAAAGGCATAAACAGGAAGACTTTACAGTTAGAAACCTTACACAGTTTCTGCAAGTTCAGGAGCAGTCAGCCAGAGTTATGTCTTTACTTTTACTCTCTGTAGCCTCTGTTTCCTTGATAGTGGGAGGTATAGGCATTATGAACATTATGCTTGTTTCTGTTGCGGAAAGGACAAAGGAGATAGGTATAAGGATGGCTGTTGGTGCTAAGGTATGGGACATAAGAATGCAGTTTCTTTTAGAAGCTGTAATTCTGTCAACTCTTGGAGGTTTTGTTGGAATAATACTGGGGGTTGTTTCCTCCTACCTAATGTCTAAAGCCTTTAGTTGGAACATACTCATATCTATTCCTGACATCCTCATAGCTTTCAGTTTTTCCTTCTTTGTAGGTATCCTCTTTGGCTTTTACCCAGCTTACAAAGCGTCAAACCTCAACCCTGTAGATGCTCTTAGGTACGAGTGA
- a CDS encoding BadF/BadG/BcrA/BcrD ATPase family protein, whose translation MLLLGIDVGSTTCKYVLTDQKGNILDKAYERHNTRQAEKVLEFLIRLENSFGFSPGRDRVYMTGSGGGFIAELIGARFVQEVVAVATAVEKLHPDVRFVSEIGAEDMKTVFIKEQEGKKNRQVYMQNVCAGGTGTFIEKSARKLGIPSELLSQMGYEGYTLHKISAKCGIFAEADVNSLVKAGVPKEEIIASLFEAVVYQNLSQLTKGNTPLPKVLLLGGPNLFFRGLQQAWRFHLQRLWKERGIGDFSKEQMQELVIVPENSLFYAALGCVFTAMGEEGVVYAGKDRLLWWVEEGQHLQKLKEGKQGLVSSENELLEFKKKFSYVIENKIVPKKVSEIVIGCDFGSTTAKAVCMSKDKELVFSCYSLSKGNPIEDAKEIFRRIREFFGQDVKVLALGLTGYGKDLLKDVLGADVAVVETVAHATAGLYFFPDADCICDVGGVDVKIMIIRQGSVVDFRLNSQCSSGNGAFLQGVAERFNIPLSEIADRAFQAKAMPNFTMGCGVFLQSDIVNQQRKGWKAEEILAGLCQVLPLNVWVYAGNINNLSQVGRKFILQGGTHRNLAVVKAQIDFIKSKVPEAQIYVHPYSGEAGAIGSALIALEHYEKHKSTRFRGFEVIEELTYRTTTSKETVCHWCPINCQRTFIDVYLGEGEGRPWSKVPLERGWVRLIVNNSCPKGLVEDERELKVIKEQMESIKKNFPNVSDFVRKEAFKKLTRT comes from the coding sequence ATGCTCCTGCTTGGCATAGATGTAGGTTCCACCACATGCAAGTATGTGCTAACAGACCAAAAGGGTAATATTTTAGATAAAGCCTACGAGAGGCACAATACAAGGCAGGCGGAGAAAGTACTTGAGTTTCTCATCAGGCTTGAAAACAGCTTTGGCTTTAGTCCGGGCAGGGACAGGGTCTATATGACAGGCTCTGGCGGAGGTTTTATAGCGGAGCTGATAGGTGCAAGGTTTGTTCAGGAGGTGGTGGCAGTAGCCACAGCGGTAGAAAAACTTCACCCTGATGTGAGGTTTGTCAGTGAAATAGGCGCGGAGGATATGAAGACGGTCTTCATAAAGGAGCAGGAGGGCAAGAAAAACAGACAGGTCTATATGCAGAACGTGTGTGCTGGTGGGACAGGCACCTTTATAGAAAAGTCTGCAAGAAAGCTGGGCATACCTTCAGAGCTTCTATCTCAGATGGGCTACGAAGGATACACCCTCCACAAAATAAGTGCCAAGTGCGGTATATTTGCGGAGGCGGATGTAAATTCCTTAGTAAAGGCTGGCGTGCCAAAGGAAGAGATAATAGCCTCTCTCTTTGAAGCAGTTGTCTATCAAAACCTCTCTCAGCTTACCAAAGGCAACACTCCTCTTCCAAAGGTCTTGCTTCTCGGAGGTCCTAATCTATTTTTCAGAGGTCTTCAACAGGCTTGGAGGTTTCACCTTCAGAGGCTCTGGAAAGAAAGAGGAATAGGAGACTTCAGCAAGGAGCAGATGCAGGAGCTGGTGATAGTGCCTGAAAACTCTCTTTTTTATGCAGCTCTTGGCTGTGTCTTTACAGCCATGGGTGAGGAAGGAGTCGTTTATGCGGGCAAAGATAGGCTTCTGTGGTGGGTGGAAGAAGGTCAGCATCTTCAAAAGCTAAAAGAAGGAAAACAAGGTCTTGTAAGCTCTGAGAATGAGCTTTTAGAGTTTAAGAAGAAGTTTTCTTATGTAATAGAAAACAAGATAGTGCCAAAGAAAGTATCTGAAATCGTCATAGGCTGTGATTTTGGCTCCACCACCGCAAAGGCGGTCTGTATGAGCAAAGACAAAGAGCTTGTCTTTTCCTGCTACAGCCTGAGCAAGGGAAACCCTATAGAAGATGCGAAGGAAATTTTCAGAAGAATTAGGGAGTTTTTCGGGCAAGATGTGAAGGTGCTTGCCCTCGGTCTTACAGGCTACGGTAAGGACCTTCTTAAAGATGTGCTTGGGGCTGATGTGGCGGTAGTGGAAACAGTAGCTCATGCCACCGCGGGGCTTTATTTCTTTCCTGATGCGGACTGTATATGCGACGTGGGTGGTGTGGATGTAAAAATCATGATAATAAGGCAGGGGTCTGTGGTAGATTTCAGGCTAAACTCTCAGTGCTCTTCCGGAAATGGTGCCTTTCTGCAGGGCGTGGCGGAAAGGTTTAACATACCCCTCAGTGAGATAGCGGACAGAGCCTTTCAGGCAAAGGCAATGCCTAACTTTACCATGGGCTGTGGTGTCTTCTTGCAAAGCGACATAGTCAATCAGCAAAGAAAGGGCTGGAAGGCGGAAGAAATTCTGGCAGGACTTTGCCAAGTGCTTCCTCTGAACGTATGGGTCTATGCAGGCAACATAAACAACCTCTCTCAGGTGGGCAGAAAGTTCATACTTCAAGGAGGCACTCACAGAAACCTTGCTGTAGTAAAAGCTCAGATAGATTTTATAAAGTCCAAAGTGCCAGAGGCTCAAATATACGTGCATCCATACTCAGGAGAGGCGGGAGCCATAGGCTCAGCCTTGATAGCTCTTGAGCACTATGAAAAGCATAAAAGCACACGCTTTAGGGGCTTTGAGGTAATTGAAGAGCTTACCTACAGGACCACCACCTCAAAGGAAACCGTATGCCACTGGTGTCCTATAAACTGTCAGAGGACTTTTATAGATGTTTATTTGGGAGAAGGTGAGGGAAGACCATGGAGTAAGGTACCTTTAGAAAGGGGATGGGTAAGGCTTATTGTCAATAACTCCTGTCCAAAGGGTCTTGTGGAGGATGAAAGGGAGTTAAAGGTAATAAAGGAGCAGATGGAAAGTATAAAGAAGAATTTCCCCAATGTGTCCGACTTTGTAAGGAAGGAGGCTTTCAAGAAGCTCACTCGTACCTAA
- the fdnG gene encoding formate dehydrogenase-N subunit alpha, translating into MELTRRSFLKLSGISIGAGLVGGLGFDLTPAHARVRDLKIAKANVTKSICPYCSVSCGVLIYTLTDGAMNVKPRVVHVEGNPDDPVNRGTLCPKGATLRDFVNSPQRLTKPLYRPAGAKDWQEISWEEALDRIAKLIKDTRDRTFIEKDDQGRIVNRCESIAWVVGSTLGNEEGYLWVKTGVALGLVARETQARVUHAPTVASLAARFGRGAMTNGWMDIKNADLIFVMGGNPAENHPCGFKWAIKARHEKGTKIICVDPRFNRTAAVSDIFVQIRPGSDIAFMGGLINYVIQNKKYNEEYIKHFTNAAYIVKDTYNFDPTTGLFSGYDPEKRKYDQSLWSYELDEKGQAKKDMTLEHPRCVFQLLKQFYSRYTPEVVEKITGVPKEKFLEVAKLVAETGSPDKSMTHLYALGWTHHSWGTQVIGSMAILQLLLGNIGVPGGGINALRGHSNVQGMTDLAGEGRFLPGYLKPPSAPQQTLKDHIDANTPKAVDLSMNYWSNYGKFYVSLLKAWFGNAATPENEFAYHYLPKMEKIIDMSEILDRMYRGKMEGMVSVGMNILASNPNVKKTADGLGKLKWMVVIDTFETEMAAFWKHHTNPESIKTEVFLLPSAIFAEKENSYTNSGRTIKWKYKALDPPGDAKDEYWIIGQLWMKIKGLYQKEGGKFPDPILNLTWNFKNPYYPTAEEVLHEMNGYALADITDDKGNVVVKKGERLPGFVVLKDDGTTACGMWLYSGVFPQSGNRAKSTDLSDPSGLGVYPGYGFSWPANRRILYNRASADPSGKPWSPKKKYIWWDEKEQKWVGYDVPDIKPDLTPDYGPFIMLPEGRGRLFASALVDGPFPEHYEPYESPVENVLHPKTPHNPVVKVFKSDVDLLGTPDKFPYVGTTYRVVEHFHYWTKHIYGTSALMSMMFIEIPEELANELGIKMGDLVKVSTARGSVQAHAIPTKRIKPLTVNGKKVYTVGIPIHWGFEGIVKGSLANLTTPFVWDPNSQTPEYKGFLCNIEKVKA; encoded by the coding sequence ATGGAACTCACTAGACGAAGTTTTCTGAAGCTTTCTGGAATTTCAATAGGTGCCGGACTTGTGGGAGGTCTCGGTTTTGACCTTACACCCGCTCATGCCAGGGTTAGGGACCTGAAGATAGCAAAGGCTAACGTTACCAAAAGCATATGTCCCTATTGTTCCGTTTCGTGCGGTGTTTTAATATACACGCTGACTGATGGTGCAATGAATGTAAAGCCCAGAGTTGTACACGTAGAGGGGAACCCAGATGATCCTGTAAACAGAGGAACCCTCTGTCCGAAGGGGGCAACGCTTAGGGACTTTGTAAACTCTCCGCAGAGACTTACAAAGCCACTCTACAGACCTGCAGGTGCTAAGGACTGGCAGGAGATAAGCTGGGAAGAAGCTTTAGACAGAATAGCTAAGCTTATAAAGGATACAAGAGACAGAACATTTATAGAGAAGGACGATCAGGGGAGGATCGTAAACAGATGCGAAAGTATAGCGTGGGTTGTTGGAAGCACGCTCGGAAACGAGGAGGGTTACCTTTGGGTGAAAACGGGTGTAGCCCTCGGGCTTGTGGCACGAGAGACGCAGGCACGGGTGTGACACGCACCAACGGTGGCCAGTTTGGCCGCAAGATTCGGAAGAGGTGCAATGACCAACGGCTGGATGGATATAAAGAACGCGGATCTGATATTCGTTATGGGAGGAAACCCTGCGGAAAACCATCCATGCGGTTTCAAATGGGCAATAAAGGCAAGGCATGAAAAAGGAACTAAGATAATATGTGTGGATCCGAGGTTTAACAGAACTGCGGCAGTTTCAGATATCTTCGTTCAGATAAGACCCGGATCGGATATAGCCTTTATGGGAGGACTGATAAACTACGTTATACAAAACAAGAAATACAACGAAGAGTATATAAAGCACTTTACAAATGCAGCATACATAGTAAAGGACACTTACAACTTTGATCCGACAACTGGACTCTTTTCGGGATATGATCCGGAAAAGAGAAAGTACGATCAGTCCCTGTGGAGCTACGAGCTTGATGAAAAAGGACAGGCAAAGAAGGATATGACCCTTGAACATCCCAGATGTGTTTTCCAACTCCTCAAGCAGTTTTATTCAAGATACACACCTGAAGTAGTTGAAAAGATAACTGGAGTTCCCAAAGAGAAGTTTCTTGAGGTGGCAAAACTTGTAGCTGAAACGGGATCTCCTGACAAATCCATGACCCACCTTTACGCTTTAGGGTGGACACACCACTCTTGGGGTACTCAAGTGATAGGCTCTATGGCTATACTTCAGCTACTTCTTGGGAATATAGGGGTTCCAGGAGGTGGGATAAACGCCCTGAGGGGTCATTCCAACGTGCAGGGTATGACTGACTTGGCAGGTGAAGGGAGATTTCTGCCAGGTTATCTCAAACCGCCAAGCGCACCTCAGCAAACTTTAAAGGACCACATAGATGCCAATACACCAAAAGCTGTTGATCTTTCAATGAATTATTGGTCCAACTACGGCAAATTTTACGTGAGTCTCCTGAAAGCTTGGTTTGGAAATGCTGCAACACCGGAGAACGAGTTTGCTTACCACTATCTTCCCAAGATGGAAAAGATCATAGATATGAGCGAAATCCTTGACAGAATGTACAGGGGCAAGATGGAGGGAATGGTATCTGTAGGTATGAACATACTGGCAAGCAATCCCAACGTCAAAAAGACTGCCGATGGTCTCGGAAAACTAAAGTGGATGGTGGTTATAGATACCTTTGAAACCGAAATGGCAGCTTTTTGGAAACATCACACTAACCCTGAAAGCATAAAGACGGAGGTGTTCTTGCTCCCATCGGCTATATTTGCTGAAAAAGAGAACTCTTATACCAACAGCGGAAGAACCATAAAGTGGAAATACAAAGCTTTGGATCCTCCCGGTGATGCAAAAGATGAGTACTGGATCATAGGTCAGCTTTGGATGAAAATAAAAGGTCTATATCAGAAGGAAGGTGGTAAATTTCCTGACCCCATACTGAACCTCACTTGGAACTTCAAAAATCCCTATTATCCTACCGCTGAAGAGGTACTTCACGAAATGAACGGGTACGCTCTTGCGGATATAACGGATGATAAAGGCAATGTGGTAGTAAAAAAGGGTGAGAGACTGCCGGGCTTTGTGGTTCTTAAAGATGATGGCACTACAGCCTGCGGTATGTGGCTCTATTCTGGGGTATTCCCTCAGTCTGGCAACAGAGCAAAATCAACGGATCTCTCCGATCCATCAGGTTTAGGTGTTTATCCAGGTTACGGCTTTAGCTGGCCTGCAAATAGAAGGATACTTTACAACAGAGCTTCCGCAGACCCAAGTGGAAAGCCATGGAGTCCCAAAAAGAAATACATATGGTGGGACGAAAAGGAACAAAAATGGGTAGGTTACGATGTACCTGATATAAAGCCTGATCTAACACCCGATTACGGACCGTTTATAATGCTCCCTGAAGGTAGGGGGAGGCTCTTTGCTTCTGCACTGGTAGATGGACCTTTTCCAGAACATTATGAACCTTATGAGTCACCCGTTGAAAACGTGCTTCATCCCAAAACCCCGCATAATCCTGTAGTGAAGGTCTTTAAATCCGACGTTGATCTTTTGGGAACACCTGATAAGTTCCCCTACGTAGGAACTACCTACAGGGTTGTGGAACACTTCCACTACTGGACGAAGCACATATACGGCACATCAGCTTTGATGAGCATGATGTTTATTGAAATTCCCGAAGAGCTTGCTAATGAGCTAGGCATAAAGATGGGCGATCTCGTAAAGGTTTCAACAGCGAGGGGATCCGTACAAGCTCACGCCATACCCACAAAAAGGATAAAACCCCTCACTGTAAACGGTAAGAAGGTTTATACCGTTGGCATACCCATACATTGGGGTTTTGAAGGGATAGTGAAGGGCTCACTTGCCAATCTCACTACGCCTTTTGTGTGGGATCCTAACTCCCAAACTCCTGAATACAAAGGATTTTTGTGCAACATAGAGAAGGTTAAAGCTTGA
- a CDS encoding glycine cleavage system protein H: MISRREVLKFFLASSLFSRAKNMEDIVIKGCVIKKDRLYRVNEERMLFQWVKEEKKDIYSIGFMSILASLAYPLYSIKIKPVGTLLEYDDNLAIVEAGKRVSTFPTPIGGKIVEVNHALEKDPSPIVSHPYETWIVRIKSSDEESIKRLKRADDILEIIRTIISREGIECLPKR; the protein is encoded by the coding sequence ATGATAAGCAGGAGAGAGGTATTAAAGTTTTTTCTGGCTTCTTCTCTGTTTTCGCGAGCTAAAAACATGGAAGACATAGTTATAAAAGGTTGCGTAATAAAGAAGGACAGGTTATACAGAGTAAACGAGGAGAGAATGCTTTTTCAATGGGTGAAGGAAGAGAAGAAAGATATTTATTCTATAGGTTTTATGTCCATATTAGCTTCTCTCGCTTATCCACTTTATTCAATAAAAATAAAACCTGTTGGGACATTGCTTGAGTATGACGATAATTTAGCTATAGTTGAAGCTGGCAAAAGGGTATCCACTTTCCCAACACCTATAGGCGGTAAGATAGTTGAGGTGAATCATGCACTTGAGAAGGATCCATCTCCGATAGTCAGCCATCCATACGAGACGTGGATAGTCAGGATAAAGTCTTCCGATGAAGAGAGCATAAAGAGACTTAAGAGAGCTGATGACATATTAGAAATCATAAGAACTATAATAAGTAGGGAAGGAATAGAATGCCTTCCTAAAAGGTAG
- the fdxH gene encoding formate dehydrogenase subunit beta, whose product MSTVTTDGTVGLGLKRVSASKLPDQNIKRADTLSILVDVSSCIGCKGCEAACTQWHDLKPPIYPHESKKMFFAGYESGPGLLPNLFMYMRFQEGETQRGITWFITKYQCMHCGDPGCLKACPSPGAIIQYENGIVDFDHSKCIGCKFCLSGCPFDVPRYDANNKPWKCNFCIDRVSAGLEPACVKTCPTNALHFGIKEEMLIRANKLVEELKKRGFDKATVYDPKGVGGTGYIYVLPHGDMPEMYGLPKEASISPWVSLWKGPIKVLGAIVLWGTLLGAFLQLILFGPIKVGKKKEG is encoded by the coding sequence ATGAGTACTGTCACCACTGATGGAACAGTTGGGCTTGGGTTAAAGAGGGTGTCTGCCTCCAAACTACCTGATCAGAATATAAAGCGTGCGGATACCCTCTCTATACTTGTGGATGTATCAAGCTGTATAGGTTGCAAAGGGTGTGAGGCAGCATGTACTCAGTGGCATGATCTCAAACCCCCCATATATCCCCATGAGAGTAAAAAGATGTTCTTTGCAGGATACGAATCAGGTCCTGGGCTTTTGCCGAACCTGTTTATGTATATGAGGTTTCAGGAAGGTGAGACACAAAGGGGTATCACATGGTTTATAACTAAATACCAGTGTATGCACTGTGGAGATCCGGGATGCCTAAAGGCTTGCCCTTCTCCGGGTGCGATAATCCAGTATGAAAACGGCATAGTGGATTTTGACCATTCCAAATGTATAGGATGTAAGTTCTGCCTTTCTGGCTGTCCCTTTGATGTCCCAAGATACGATGCAAACAACAAGCCATGGAAGTGTAACTTCTGCATAGATAGAGTTTCCGCAGGACTTGAGCCTGCATGCGTCAAAACCTGTCCAACGAACGCTTTACACTTTGGTATAAAAGAGGAGATGCTCATTAGAGCTAACAAACTGGTAGAGGAGCTGAAAAAGAGAGGGTTTGACAAAGCTACCGTTTACGATCCCAAAGGGGTGGGTGGCACAGGTTACATATACGTTCTACCTCATGGGGATATGCCGGAGATGTACGGACTTCCCAAAGAGGCAAGCATATCACCGTGGGTGAGCTTGTGGAAAGGTCCCATAAAAGTCTTAGGTGCCATAGTTTTGTGGGGTACACTGCTCGGAGCCTTTTTACAGCTCATACTCTTTGGACCTATAAAAGTGGGTAAGAAGAAGGAGGGTTGA
- a CDS encoding superoxide dismutase family protein translates to MGGLSCLAKGMALCAIFLSFSAGQELKARADLINQKGEKIGIAELLQTNDGVLIKLEASGLPPSSELAFHIHELGKCDPPDFMSAKGHFNPYKKKHGLLNPEGHHAGDMPNVFTDSDGNLKVHVLNTYVTLERGKENSLMKEGGTALMIHHHRDDYKTDPAGDAGARIACGVIK, encoded by the coding sequence ATGGGGGGGCTTAGCTGTTTGGCAAAGGGGATGGCGCTATGCGCCATCTTCCTTTCTTTCTCAGCTGGTCAGGAACTTAAGGCAAGGGCTGATCTCATAAACCAGAAGGGTGAAAAGATAGGAATCGCTGAGCTTTTACAGACCAATGATGGAGTTCTCATAAAACTTGAGGCTTCAGGGCTTCCACCCAGCTCAGAGCTTGCCTTCCACATACACGAACTTGGAAAGTGTGATCCACCTGACTTTATGTCTGCTAAGGGGCACTTCAACCCTTACAAGAAAAAGCATGGTCTTTTAAATCCTGAAGGACATCACGCTGGAGATATGCCAAACGTTTTTACGGATAGCGATGGCAACCTTAAGGTTCATGTCCTCAACACTTACGTAACCTTAGAGCGTGGAAAAGAGAACAGTCTTATGAAGGAAGGAGGTACCGCATTGATGATACATCACCATCGTGACGACTATAAAACGGATCCCGCCGGTGATGCGGGGGCAAGGATAGCTTGTGGAGTTATAAAGTGA